A genomic stretch from Numida meleagris isolate 19003 breed g44 Domestic line chromosome 2, NumMel1.0, whole genome shotgun sequence includes:
- the LOC110393621 gene encoding carbonic anhydrase 13-like, whose protein sequence is MLHWGYDEHNGPAHWKEVFPVANGDRQSPIDIKTEETKYDPSLRPLNPNYDPASAKIILNNGHSTSVEFDDTVNKSVLTGGPLSGTYRLRQIHFHWGSNDEAGSEHAVDGMKYAAELHVVHWNAEKYSSFVEAARQSDGLAVMAVFLKIGECNPQLKKITDRLDTIRIKGKRALFTNFDPSCLLPKSLDYWTYFGSLTVPPLLESVIWIVLREPISVCSEQLAQFRSLLSTAEDEAACCLLRNYRPPQPLKGREVRRN, encoded by the exons GGCCTGCCCACTGGAAGGAGGTTTTTCCTGTCGCTAATGGAGATCGCCAGTCACCTATTGACATCAAAACTGAGGAAACCAAGTATGACCCCTCTCTCCGTCCTCTAAATCCCAATTACGATCCAGCTTCTGCTAAAATCATCCTGAACAACGGGCACTCCACTAGTGTTGAGTTTGATGACACCGTGAACAAATCAG TGCTGACCGGGGGGCCGCTCAGCGGGACCTACAGGCTACGCCAGATCCACTTCCACTGGGGCTCCAACGACGAGGCCGGCTCTGAGCACGCCGTGGATGGGATGAAGTATGCGGCAGAG CTTCATGTGGTTCATTggaatgctgaaaaatattccagttttGTTGAGGCAGCTCGTCAATCAGATGGATTGGCAGTCATGGCTGTGTTTCTGAAG ATTGGTGAATGCAACCCTCAGCTGAAGAAGATCACTGACCGCCTGGACACCATCAGAATCAAG GGTAAGAGAGCATTATTCACCAACTTTGATCCTAGCTGCCTGCTTCCCAAATCCCTGGACTACTGGACTTACTTTGGCTCTCTCACTGTTCCACCACTTCTTGAAAGTGTCATCTGGATTGTCCTGAGAGAGCCCATAAGCGTTTGCTCTGAACAG CTCGCCCAGTTCCGCAGCCTCCTGAGCACAGCTGAGGACGAGGCggcctgctgcctgctgcgCAACTACCGCCCTCCCCAGCCCCTGAAGGGCCGAGAAGTCAGAAGGAATTAA